GCGTTAGGGACGGGGATGGGACGTGAATGCAAGGATAATCATAGCAATCATGACAGGCGGGGCGCTTGGGGCCCTCACAAGGTTCTATCTGTCCGGAATACTCCCCGTTTACAGAGACTTTCCCGTGGGGACGCTCCTCGTCAACAGTCTCGCGAGCCTCATCCTCGGCTACCTCTACGGCCTCATGTTCTGGGGACTGGACGTTCCAGCGGACTGGAGGGCATTCTTTGGGACGGGCTTCTGCGGCGCTTTGAGCACGTTCTCGACCTTCTCTTACGAGACGTTCTCGCTCCTGCGCGAGAGGGAGTACCTGATGGCGGGCATAAACGTCGCGGCAAACGTTATAATCACCATTGCCTTAGTATTCGTGGGATTTATTCTCGCCCGGAGGTGATTGAATGGTCGAGGTCGAGCACTGGAACACCCTTCGCCTTAAAATCTACATCGGCGAGAACGACCGCTGGGAGGGGAAGCCCCTCTACAAGGCGATAGTTGAAAAGCTGCGGGAGATGGGCATCGCCGGGGCAACTGTTTACCGCGGCATCTACGGTTTTGGTAAGAAGAGTCGTGTTCACTCCGCCGATGTCATGAGGCTATCAACCGATCTGCCGATTGTTATCGAGGTCGTGGACAGGGGCTACAAGATAGAGAAGGCGATATGTGAGATAAAGCCCATGATAAAGGACGGCATGATAACCGTTGAGCCCATCATAGTGGTCTGGGTCGGCACCTCTGAGGAAGTTAAGAAGTTCGAGGAAGACGCCATAAGGGAACTCTGATGAATATTCCTACGCCCCCTCGGTCAAACTAGAACACCCGTTAACTTAATAAGGGGATAATGAGAAATGTTATGTTGAATGGGATAGACATAGAACAAAACGTTAATGCCGTGGGGGCGTGGAGATGCTTGCGCTCGAATTTGAAATCCCGATGGAACGCTTTAATCAAGTCATGGACGCGATCGTCTGGAACGACGCATCTATTGAGTGGGTGTACTACAACGAAAAGAGGGGCAGTGCAGTCTTTAGGCTTTCTGTACCCAGGGAATGTTTGGAATGGTTCCTCCTCCGCCTGGCCATGGCGGCAGGCCCCCTTGAGGTTACCATCACCGAGACAGAGCACCAGAAGACCTACATCCATGAGGCCTTTTTGATACATTTAAACACTGTCTCCGGCGGCTATCCCGTTGTGGTGCTCCTTGAGTACTACAGGGGTGTGTTCTACCCGACGGACATAACGATAGTCACGCTCCCGAACCCCCCTCAAGAGCTTATAGACTCCGTCATGAACCTCACCATCGGGCGGGTTCGGCTGTCCACCGCCAGCCATGTTGGCCGCTCTGTGAGCAACAACACCCTGATAATGCGGCTTAAGACAGGTGTAGCAGAAAGGACTTATACGGAGCATCTTCTGACAGTTGGCTGATCTGCGGGAATCCGGTAATATTTTAATCAGTTCCGCCAATTCTCTCCGGAGGTGTTCACATGCTTCACCACGTCAGGCTGATTTACGCAACCAAGAGCAGAAAGCTGGTGGGCAAGAAAATCGTCCTGGCCATCCCCGGCAGTATAGCGGCAGTCGAGTGCGTCAAGCTCGCGAGGGAGCTTATAAGGCACGGCGCGGAAGTCCACGCCGTCATGAGCGAGAACGCGCAAAAAATAATCCACCCCTATGCGATGGAGTTCGCCACTGGAAACCCGGTCGTGACAGAGATCACCGGCTTCATTGAGCACGTTGAGCTCGCTGGAGAGCACGAGAACAAGGCCGACCTCGTTTTAGTCTGTCCAGCGACGGCAAACACCATAGGGAAGATAGCCAACGGCATAGACGACACTCCAGTCACTACTGTTGTAACGACGGCCTTCGCCCATACACCGATAATGATAGCCCCTGCAATGCATTCTACAATGTATGACCACCCAATAGTCGTCGAGAACATAGAGAAGCTCAAGAAGCTCGGCGTCGAGTTCATAGAACCGCGCTTCGAGGAGGGCAAGGCGAAGGTGGCTTCAATAGACGAGATAGTCTACCGCGTCATCAAAAAGCTCCACCCGAAGACCCTCGCCGGAAAGCGCGTTCTCGTCACAGCCGGCGCAACGAGGGAGTACATAGACCCTATTCGCTACATAACCAACGCGAGCAGCGGGAAGATGGGCGTTGCTCTCGCTGAAGAGGCCGAACTCCGTGGCGCTGAAGTTACGCTCATAAAGACGAGAGGGAGCGTCTCAAGCTTCGTCGAGAACCAGATAGAGGTCGAAACGGTAGAGGAGATGCTCGCGGCGATAGAAAACGAGCTGAAGGCAAAGAAGTACGACGTTGTCGTTTTAGCCGCCGCTGTAAGTGACTTCAGGGTGAAGGAGAAGGCCGACGTCAAGATAAAGAGCGGAAAGCCCCTAACGCTCGAACTCGAGCCGACACCGAAGATAATAGACCGCGTTAAGGAGCTTCAGCCAGATACCTTCCTCGTCGGCTTCAAGGCGGAAACCGGGCTGAGCGAGGAGGAGCTGATAGCGGCGGCCAGGAAACAGATCGAGAGGGCTGGAAGCGACCTGGTTGTTGCCAACACCCTCAGCGCCTTTGGAAGTGAGGAGAACGAGGTCCTGCTCGTCACCGGAGACTCCGTTAAACGGCTCCCTAAGATGGGCAAGCGCGAACTCGCGGAGAGGCTCTGGGACGAAATCATTTCGATTCTCTCATGAAAAATTGAAACTTTTTTATATTTTAACCAATTCTTTCTAAAATCATTCGGGATGATAGCATGGTAGCGTTGGATGAGTCGCTCCGTGCACAGGGGTAACCATAACCGCCCTCGCGGATTCCTCCATCAACCTGCAGCTGAGGGCCAGGGCGAAGACAGAGAACTACCGGACGGCCAAGGGCGACCTCACGAAGGGTATCTACGGGCTCTACACCAGCGAGGGAATTGAGATACCATCCCCACAGCTGGACGTGCACATCAATGGCACGGAAGGATGAATCCGTTCTCACATTTTTGATCAAAATGTTTTTGAAGTTCCCCCACCTAATTCAGGTATTGATTTATAGCTCGATTAAACATGTAACGACGTGAGGCATATGCCAGTAATAGGTGTTACAGGTCCAGAGGGGGCCGGGAAGACTACCCTCGCCATCAACATCGGAGGATACCTGGCCGTTAATGGAGCCAGGACGCTCCTCATCGACGCGAACCTGTACTTTCCCGATATGAGCTTCTACCTGGATATGAGGCCGAACTACCCACTCCACCTCTACCTCGAAGATCACGAGATGGACATAGAATGGCTGGTGACCCCCCATGAAGGTCTCAAAAACCTCTACTTGATCCTAGGCGAGCCGATGAAGCCAATACAGAGGCGTTACTCCTTCAAGCTCATGACGTTCCTCATAGCGTATCTCCGCGAGCACTACGGTGTGATAATCGTGGATTTTCCCCCAGGGCTTCCAGTAGAGCCCCTTCCAATCATTCCCGAGATAGATCACCAGATCTTAGTCATTGACCCCACAATTGTCCCACTTCGGAACCTCAAGATGTGGGTCGAGTCCCTGATCATAAAGTTCTCCCACATGGGGGCCGAGAAGCTGTGGGTACTCATAAACAAGCCCTTGATTCCAGAGAAGAACCTCATAGAACTCGAGGACTTCATAGTCGATGAGCTGGGGATTCCTGTAATAGGAACGATCCCCTACGATGTCGAAATACACGAGTCCACACGCACGGGCACCCTTCTCTGCGAGATGTGGGAGATGGAGAACCCTGTCTCAGAGCTGGCTTACTCGATCGAAGAACTTTTCTTGTAATGTCCGAAATTCTCATAAACTCCCCTGACATTGTCCAAACGGTGGTTCTCATGAAGAAGATAGGAATAATAGGTGGAACGACACCTGAGTCGACCTGCTACTATTACCAGAACTACATAAAGATAAGCCGCGAGAAGTTCGGCCCCTTCACTTTCCCGGAGCTGATAGTCTACTCGATAGACTTCGAGGAGTTCAAGAACAACCCCCGCGGCTGGGAGGGCAGGAAGGAGATGCTCATAAACGCGGCCAGGGCCCTCGAGAGGGCCGGGGCGGAGATAATAGCCATGTCCGCGAACACGCCGCACATAGTCTTCCCTGAGGTTCAAAAAGCCGTGAACGTGCCGATGGTTAGCATAATCGACGCCCTCATCGAAGAGATGAAGCGCAGGGGCGTTAAGAAAGTCCTCCTCCTCGGTACCAAGACGACGATGACGGCTGACTTTTACAAGAACGCCCTCAGGGAGGCTGGCTTTGAGGTAATAACGCCGAGCGAAGAGGAGATAGACGAGATCGACAGAATAATATTCAGCGAACTCGCCTTCGAGAACCTGAAGAGCAAGCCCTACCTAATAGAACTCGTCGAGAGGTACGCAAGGGAAAAGGGCATCGAGGGGGTAATCCTCGGCTGCACCGAGCTCCCGCTGGCGATAAAGCCCGGCGATGTATCCGTTGAGGTCTTCGACACCGCCGCCATCCACATGAGGAAGCTCATCGAACTCGCGGCCGAGTGATTTTTAAGCCCTTTTCTTCCCCTTCCTTCAGGTGAGAGAGATGGAGATCAGGGGATTCCAGGAAATGATTAGAGACATCTACTTCCACAAGGACTCCAAGCGCGGCGTTGACAAGACCTTCCTCTGGTTCGTGGAGGAAGTCGGCGAGCTGAGCGAGGCCATAAGGAAGAACGACCGCGAAGCGATGGAGGAGGAGTTCGCCGACGTTCTGGCGTGGCTCGCGAGTCTGGCGAACCTTCTTGGCATAGACATCGAGGAAGCTGCAAAGAAGAAGTATCCGGGAGCGTGCCCCTACTGTGGGAAGAACCCGTGCGAGTGCGAGGAGAAGCTCTGAAATGAAAACTCAAAGGAAGAATTAAAAGGTCAAAACGGCTCTACCGTCCCTTCGACCGGGTTTGAGGCGTTTTCAGATGGCAGCGATATGGCCCCGAGCAGTATTATAAGGCCCCCCACCAGCGAGTTGAAGATCAGCGATAGAATGGCCGGTATCAGAATCTTGTCCTTTGCTTCTTTGTAGCGCCCTTCGTCTATCAGTTCCAAAGCACTCTTTGCCCTTAAGTGAGTCCATATGGCGATGGCCAGTGGAATCCATGCGACCACTATGCCGAGTCCGAAGCTGAACACTACTATTACCAAGAACACCAAAACACCGATTACCAGGTTTATTATGTCGCCTATGTGTATCAAATTTCTTGCAGAGCTGGGGTCACCCATGGTATCACCGGTGATAGTTCGTCTTTCGTGTATAAAAATTTTGTGCTTTAAAGAGCTTAATAGAGCGCTGATGTTCATAAGTGTGGACGTTAAGATAGCCATCTAAACGAAAAGACTTTTATACTTCGGCGGGCACTATTCTATGCAGTAAACCGAGGTGGTGTGCATGCATGAACTTGTGGAGTTCGCCGTTGAGAAGGCCCTCGAGCTGGGGGCTTCCTACGCGGAGGCGCGCTTTGAAGAAAAGAACGGCACTTCTCTGACAATGAAGAACGGCTCTCCGGAGGGCCTGGAGGTCCTAGCCGAGAAGGGCATGGGCATAAGGGTTCTCGTGGACGGGGGCATGGGCTTTGCAAGCACCAACGTTCTCACGAAGGAGAGTGTTGCCGAGGCGGTGAAGAGGGCCGTGAAACTGGCCAAAGCGGCCTCCCGCGTTAGGAACGAGCCGATTCGCTTTTCCGAGGAAAACTTCCACCGCATTTCATACAAGGTCAAGATGAAGAAGGACTTCCGCGACGTTTCTCCCGAGGAGAAGCTTGAACTCCTCAGGAAAATCGAGGAAGAAGTAAAGGCCACCGGCGTGAACGTGCCGATGCGCTTCATAAGGTATTATGACCAGGTGTGGCACAAGATAATAGCCAACAGCGATGGAGCGTTCATCGAGAGCGTTATCCCGCGTATCTCTACCACCTACAACCTCGTCGTCTTCGAGAACGGCCAGATGGAGCAGGCGCCCTTCGTCCAGAGGGCATTCTCCGGCGGCCTTGAGCTAATCGAGAAGGACGAGCCATGGAAATGGGCCGTCAAGGATGTGCAGGCTCTCAAAAAGCTCATCTACGAGGGCAAGAAGCCGCCCGAGGGGAAGGTCGACCTCGTCATAAGCCCTGAAGTGGCAGGCATAGCCGTCCACGAGAGCGTCGGGCATCCATACGAGGCCGATAGGATACTCGGAAGGGAAGCCGCTCAAGCGGGAGAGAGCTTCGTCAAGCCGGAGATGCTCGGCGAGAGGATTGGCAGTGAAGTCGTTACCGTCATAGACGACCCGACGATACCCAACAGCTGGGGCTTCTACCTCTACGACGACGAAGGTGTGAAAGCCCGCCCGCGCTACCTCATACGGAACGGAATCATCACCGAGTTCCTCACCAACCGCGAATACGCGGCCAAGCTCGGGCAGAGGTCGAACGCAGCGGCCCGCGCCATCAACTACAACCGCGAGCCAATCGTGAGGATGGCAAACACCTACCTCGCGCCTGGTGACCACTCCTTTGAGGAGCTGATTGAAGATATCA
The sequence above is drawn from the Thermococcus pacificus genome and encodes:
- a CDS encoding aspartate/glutamate racemase family protein, translating into MKKIGIIGGTTPESTCYYYQNYIKISREKFGPFTFPELIVYSIDFEEFKNNPRGWEGRKEMLINAARALERAGAEIIAMSANTPHIVFPEVQKAVNVPMVSIIDALIEEMKRRGVKKVLLLGTKTTMTADFYKNALREAGFEVITPSEEEIDEIDRIIFSELAFENLKSKPYLIELVERYAREKGIEGVILGCTELPLAIKPGDVSVEVFDTAAIHMRKLIELAAE
- the crcB gene encoding fluoride efflux transporter CrcB; translated protein: MNARIIIAIMTGGALGALTRFYLSGILPVYRDFPVGTLLVNSLASLILGYLYGLMFWGLDVPADWRAFFGTGFCGALSTFSTFSYETFSLLREREYLMAGINVAANVIITIALVFVGFILARR
- a CDS encoding TldD/PmbA family protein, with protein sequence MHELVEFAVEKALELGASYAEARFEEKNGTSLTMKNGSPEGLEVLAEKGMGIRVLVDGGMGFASTNVLTKESVAEAVKRAVKLAKAASRVRNEPIRFSEENFHRISYKVKMKKDFRDVSPEEKLELLRKIEEEVKATGVNVPMRFIRYYDQVWHKIIANSDGAFIESVIPRISTTYNLVVFENGQMEQAPFVQRAFSGGLELIEKDEPWKWAVKDVQALKKLIYEGKKPPEGKVDLVISPEVAGIAVHESVGHPYEADRILGREAAQAGESFVKPEMLGERIGSEVVTVIDDPTIPNSWGFYLYDDEGVKARPRYLIRNGIITEFLTNREYAAKLGQRSNAAARAINYNREPIVRMANTYLAPGDHSFEELIEDIKLGVYMVSFNEWNIDDRRYQQRYIGREAYLIENGEIKHPVRRPILEITTRALWSSVDAVGKDVEFYPGTCGKGEPGQGVPVWMGGAHARLRDIPLRRP
- a CDS encoding AAA family ATPase, with the protein product MPVIGVTGPEGAGKTTLAINIGGYLAVNGARTLLIDANLYFPDMSFYLDMRPNYPLHLYLEDHEMDIEWLVTPHEGLKNLYLILGEPMKPIQRRYSFKLMTFLIAYLREHYGVIIVDFPPGLPVEPLPIIPEIDHQILVIDPTIVPLRNLKMWVESLIIKFSHMGAEKLWVLINKPLIPEKNLIELEDFIVDELGIPVIGTIPYDVEIHESTRTGTLLCEMWEMENPVSELAYSIEELFL
- the coaBC gene encoding bifunctional phosphopantothenoylcysteine decarboxylase/phosphopantothenate--cysteine ligase CoaBC, with product MLHHVRLIYATKSRKLVGKKIVLAIPGSIAAVECVKLARELIRHGAEVHAVMSENAQKIIHPYAMEFATGNPVVTEITGFIEHVELAGEHENKADLVLVCPATANTIGKIANGIDDTPVTTVVTTAFAHTPIMIAPAMHSTMYDHPIVVENIEKLKKLGVEFIEPRFEEGKAKVASIDEIVYRVIKKLHPKTLAGKRVLVTAGATREYIDPIRYITNASSGKMGVALAEEAELRGAEVTLIKTRGSVSSFVENQIEVETVEEMLAAIENELKAKKYDVVVLAAAVSDFRVKEKADVKIKSGKPLTLELEPTPKIIDRVKELQPDTFLVGFKAETGLSEEELIAAARKQIERAGSDLVVANTLSAFGSEENEVLLVTGDSVKRLPKMGKRELAERLWDEIISILS
- a CDS encoding DUF190 domain-containing protein, whose product is MVEVEHWNTLRLKIYIGENDRWEGKPLYKAIVEKLREMGIAGATVYRGIYGFGKKSRVHSADVMRLSTDLPIVIEVVDRGYKIEKAICEIKPMIKDGMITVEPIIVVWVGTSEEVKKFEEDAIREL
- a CDS encoding MazG nucleotide pyrophosphohydrolase domain-containing protein produces the protein MEIRGFQEMIRDIYFHKDSKRGVDKTFLWFVEEVGELSEAIRKNDREAMEEEFADVLAWLASLANLLGIDIEEAAKKKYPGACPYCGKNPCECEEKL